The genomic interval CTGTTACCTATATAGTTTTAGGTTTTGGAGCAGGGTTCATTGGAGAGTTATTTCTTAATAGTAAGGTAAGAGTTATTGGAGGGATTTTAGTTGTAATTTTAGGACTTTTCCAAATGGATATTTTAAAATTAAAATTTTTGGAAAAAACTAAAGTTATGAATTATGAAGGAGAAGAACAAAGCTTATTCTCAACTTTCCTTTTAGGTTTAACTTTTAGTCTTGGTTGGACTCCTTGTGTTGGACCAATATTAGCTTCGATATTAATCTTAGCAGGCTCATCAGGAGATACAGGAAATAGTGTAATGTTAATGGTTCTATATCTATTGGGAATGGCAACACCATTTGTAATATTCTCATTAGCTTCAAAAACATTATTTAAGAAAATGTCTTTTATCAAAAAACATTTACCTCTTATTAAAAAAATAGGTGGTTTCTTAATTATAGTAATGGGATTTCTTTTAATTTTTGACAAACTTAATATATTTTTAACTGTTTAACGGAATGTTGAAAGGAAGTCAAAATGAAAAAATTTATTTTACCTTTAATTTTTGTATTTTTAATTGGAACATTTGTTTTTGCTAAAATGCTTAGTCATAATGTAAGTAAGGAAACGGAGGCTGAGAAAGACTTGTTAGAAAGTATACAATTAGTAGATATGAATGGAAATGATTATACATTTTCAAGAGGAAAAAATATCTATATTAAATTTTGGGCTTCATGGTGTCCAACTTGTTTAGCAGGTCTAGAAGAATTAGACAGATTAGCAGGTGAAAATAATAATAATTTTGAAGTAATAACTGTTGTTTTTCCAGGAATAAATGGAGAAAAGAATCCTGCTAAATTCAAAGAATGGTATGATAGTTTAGGTTACAAAAACATAAAAGTACTATACGACACAGATGGAAAGTTATTACAAATATTTAAAATAAGAGCTTTACCAACATCAGCAATTATATACAAAGATTTAAAAATAGATAATGTAATTGTTGGTCATATAAGTAATGGACAAATCAAGGATTATTACGAAGGGAAAGGAGAAAATGAAGTTATGGAAGAAAGTAAAAATACTACTGTAAACAATGTTAATAAAGAAAATATAAAAGAAATATATTTAGCTGGTGGTTGCTTCTGGGGAGTGGAAGAATATTTTGCTAGGATAGATGGTGTTATAGACTCAGTTTCTGGTTATGCAAATGGTTCTTTTGACAATCCAACTTATGAAAATGTTTGCAATAACTCAGGACATGCTGAGACAGTACATATAACTTATGATTCTTCAAAAGTATCTTTAGATACTCTATTAAAATATTATTTTAGAATAATAGATCCAACTTCTGTAAATAAGCAAGGAAATGATAGAGGAATTCAATACAGAACAGGTATCTATTATCAAAATGATGAAGATAAACAAATCGCTATAAATGCTATAAAAGAAGAACAAAAGAAGTATTCTAAACCTATTGTAATTGAAGTTGAAAAGTTAAAAAGATTTGATAAGGCCGAAGAGGAACATCAAGATTACTTAAAGAAAAATCCTAATGGATATTGCCATATTAATTTAAATAAGGCAAGTGAAGCAATAATAGATGAAAAAAAGTATCAAAAGCCAAGTGATGAAGTTTTAAAAGCAAAATTGACTGATTTAGAATATCAAGTTACACAAAATGCAGCAACAGAAAGAGCTTTTACTCATGAATATGATAAGAATCAAGAAGATGGTATCTATGTGGATATAACAACAGGAGAGCCATTATTTAGTTCAAAGGATAAATATGATGCAGGTTGTGGTTGGCCAAGTTTCACTAAACCTATTGCAACAGAAGTAGTAAATTACAAACAAGATAATTCTCATGGTATGAGTAGAGTTGAAGTAAGAAGTAGAGCTGGAAAAGCACATTTAGGACATGTTTTTGAAGATGGTCCAAGAGCTGAAGGTGGACTTAGATACTGTATCAATGGAGCTTCATTGAGATTCATTCCTTATGATAAAATGGACGAAGAAGGCTATGGAGAATTTAAAAAATATGTAAAATAAGTTTAAAACAGATAGATTATTAGATTAGTCTATCTGTTTTTTATTTGACTTATTACCTTTTGAATAATACAATGATATAAATAAAAATAAGAAGGTGAACAAAATGGAAGAAATATTAAAAGATATGAAATTAGGACAAATAATAGGAGTATATCATTTTGAAGATTCCTGTTTTACAGTTGGAAAAATTTTAAAAATAGATTCAAAATATTTATTTTTACTCTCTTATGATGTGAACTTTAAAGAAGATGGAATAAAAATATTTTTAATAAATTCAATAAAAAGAATAATATTAAAATCAGATTATATGAGAAGTATTGAAAAAAATCAAAAGAAAATTGTTAGATTTAATAGAGAAAATAAAGACATATTTCAAGAATTAATAAAAAATAAGATAAAAGTTTCTGTTGAATTAGCTGATGAAAGTATTGAAGAGGCTTACTTAACTGAAAAAGGAGAGAACTATTTTAGCTTTCAAATATTGAATGATAATGAGAATATCACATCAGAAGAAATTATAACAAAAGATTATTTAAAAAGAATAAAAATATCTAATTATATTGAAAGAGAAGAATACAAGAATTTCAAAGTTATCACTACAAAAAATGATGATGAATATATAGCTCATGATTTATCTTATAATAAAGATTATCTAATTTTTTCAGAAAAGGAAGAATTTTATGATATTGCTCAAATAAATATTATTCCTAAAAATATGATAGAAAGTATTTCTGAAATAGAAGTAAAATTAGATACTACAAAAGAAAATTTCAATGACTTAATCGATTTTGAAAAAGATTTAGAAATTATAGAAATTTTAAAAAAATGCTTAGAAAATAAATTTCTTATTTTTATAGATAATGTAGATTTCTTTGAAACAAAGGTTGGGGTTATTACTAACTTAGAGAATAATAAAATAAAGATGAAAGAAATCGATAAATATGGGGATTTCCATAAAAATTCTGAAATATATTTAGATGAAATTCAATTGTTAGCAATAAAAAATTATAAATTTACGGAGGGAAATCATGAAGAAAAATTTTAGATTTTGTATTTTATTTGTTTTGATATTTTTGTTCAATACTTTAATAGTAAAAGCAGAAAGAGAAGTAAAAAAAGAAGAGATTGAATTGAAAAATGGAATAATTTATTTTAAAGGAGAAGAAAATTCATATAATGGAATTGTAAAAGAGAATTATCCTAATGGAAAACTAAAAGAAAGTTTAATAGTTGAAAATGGAAAAGTTAATGGAAATGTTAAAGTATATTATGAAAATGGAAATTTAAAATACAATACACCTTATAAGAACAACAAGAAGGAAGGGATAGAAAAGATATATTCACTAGATGGAAAATTAGAGATGGAAGTTCCATATAAAAATGGTGTTAAAGATGGAGTACAAAAACAATACTCAAAAGATGGAAAATTAATTGTTGAAGCTACTTTAAAAAATAATTTAAGAAATGGTAGCTATAAGGACTATTTTGAAAATGGAAAAGTAGAGAATGAAGGAGTATATAAAGATGATAAAAAAGAAGGTATTTATAAAGAATACTATCCTAATGGAAAGATAAGAAGAGAAGTAGAATTTAAAGCTGATATACCAAATGGAATAGCAAGAGAATATAATGAAAAAGGAATAAAAGAAAAAGAAACTTCATTTAAGGATGGGATAGAAGATGGAATTAGAAAAAATTTCTATAAAAATGGAAATTTAAAATATAGTGTAGAAATGAAAAATGGTGTAGAGAATGGAGCTTTTAAACAATATTATGAAAATGGAGTATTAGAAATAGAAGCTTTTTATAAAAATGGAAAGCTGGAAGGAATTAGGAGAGATTACTATAAAAGTGGGAAACTTGAAGTAGAGGGACTTCAAAAAAATGGAGAACCAGATGGATGGACTTATGTTTACAATGAAGATGGGACTATAAAAAGAGAAATATTTTTCGTTGAAGGAAAGGCTTATGAAAAAGATAATGATAAAAGAAATAAGGGGAATTAATGAAGAATTTTAAATTAAAACCTATTTATTATCCAAAAGGCTCATATTTAAATTATATATTAGAAATTTGGGTAGATGGAGTTAATATAAGTCAATTTTATGAAGACAATAAATTGAGAATAGATGTAGGATATATCTTTCATATTTATAATTTTTTTGATAATTATTTAGAAGATATTATGAAAGAAGAAGTTTTGCCTTATGAAGATGTAGAAGGAAAAACAATTTTTGAAACTATAGACAATATTAAGGAAAAATATTTTTATTGGTTAAAAGATGATTATGAAGATGATGAAAGTGATGAAGAAATAGAAAAAATAATTAGTATATCTGAGCCTTTTTTTGATTGGCAAAGAGCACATAGATTACTTTTATCAGGACCATTTTTGCATATACCAGATATTATTTTTAGAAGGATAGGAGACAAAATAGAAATTTCTTGGAATACTATTTGGGATATTACATATCAACAAAGAAAATATGAAAATGAAAATATCAAATTTATTTCAACAAAGGGAGTAAGTTATATTGATGCTGATGAGTTTTTCTTAGAAATAAAAAAATTTTTAAAAAAGATAGATGACATATCAAAAATTCAAAATGAAAAATTTCGTGTAGTTGAAGAAACAGGAAAGTTAGTCTATTCGAAAGATCCTTATAATAATATCGAATTTAAAGAAGAAAAAGAATTTTTACAAGATTTAGAAAAGATAGGTTATACATTTTTCACTATATATGAATTAGTGTTAATAACAGAAAAAGATAAAAAGATAGTTCCAATTATATTAAAATATCTTTCAAAAATAGAAGATGAAAATATAAAAACACATTTAGCTTATTTTCTAGCAGTAAAAAATTATAAGGAAGCGTCTGAAAAATTGATAAAGGAATTTTATAATGCTAAAACAAATGAATATAGAATAGCATTATCGAAGGCTTTGTCAACTATTTATAATAAAGATATTTTGAATGAATTATTAGAAATGGCTGAAAACAAAGAATATAAAGATGTAAATTTTCCAATTATATTAACTTTAAATAAATATAGAGATAAAAGAGTAAAGATATTTTTTGAAAAAAATAGAATGGAGTAATAATGAAAACTTATGTTTTAGATGTATTAGAAAATATTTTGAATGAAGAACAAGCTAATCAATATTATTATAAAGCCTTTATTGAAATGAATAAGAGAGAGAAAATCCCTTATATAGTGAATGAAAATAGATACTTAAAATTTTGATAACTTCTTTGACAGATTATTACTATTTTATAACGTTTTTAGATAAAGATGAAGAAAAAGTTAAGAACTTAGTAAAGAAATCAAAACTATTTTTAAGATGAGGTGAAATATGGAAGTTAGATATGATGTTTATTTAGAAGATGAAAATGAGAATGAAGATGACTTTGATGCCCCTATGAAAAGATTAGAATTTATTTTTTCTCATATAACAGAAGAAGAAAAAGAAATCTTAGAAAAATATAACTTTAAATATGAATATACAGAAGATAATAAAATAAAATTGAAAGAAGAAAATGCTATCTATTATACTGTTGAAATTGATGAAGAAGATAAGGGAATATATTTAAAAAAAACAAAAATTTACTATAACTACTTTAAGTATGATTTTTGTTCAAAAGAAAGTGAAGATACTAGAAATTTAGTTATATCAAAAGAGGGAGTAAGAGTAGAAATTATTTTTGATAAAAAATGGAGATAAGTTATGGTTGATTTTAGAAGTATCTTAGTAGAAAGAATGGAATATAAGGATTCAATATTATATTTATATTGTAGGACATTTTATAAAGTATTAGGAAGCGATTATTATAACAAATATGATTATAATGTTTATCACAGAAAAGTTTTAAAGTTTAAAAATGTAAAAAGGTTTGAATATTATTTAGATGAACAAATTTATAACTTTATTTGTGAATTAAATGATTTACAAGAAGAACTTGGAATAGATAATTTTTCTAAAATATTTTACAAGAGCAAAAAAAGAAATAGGTTATACATTTTTGAAAGAGGCTATTTTGGAGATTTTATTATGATAGAATTTAAAGATGATAAAAAAGAAAAAATAGTAATAGATGAAGAAGAAAAATATTTAGAAATAAAAAAAGAGCTTTTAAAAATACTTCAAAGTAAAAAAGAAAAATTTGAAAAAAATAATATAAAAATGAAAGTGATAGAAGAGAAAGAAGATAGCTATATTATTAACTTGGAGAAAGGAAAAAGAATAGCTACATTATCACTTAGAATGCCTAATTCTACAAGATATTACTATATTCATTACAAACAAGATTTTTATAGATATGATTGGTATGATGAAGAATATCACACTGTTTCTGAGATAGCTAAACAACTAAATATAATATTGGATAGATTTTAAAATAATATATGGAATAAAAATGAGGCTGTTGCAAAATTAAAATTTCAATCCTAAAGTAAAAAAATAAGTGAGTTACGAATGGAAATTTTAGATAAAAAATCAAATAGAATGAGCCGAGCAAATGCAGGAGTGTCTGAACGAAGTGAGTTTCCTAATTTGCAGCGAATTCTTGATTTTTTATCGTTAAGAAATTTACTCAGTAACGAACTATTTTTTACTTTTTGTTAATTTACAACAGCCTCAAGTTTTTAGCAGATAGATTATTGCAGTAGTCTATCTGATTTTTATTTTCCAATATGATTAGTCTATAAATAACTTAAAAAATGTGATACAATATAGAATACAAGTTCAATGATTATAAATAAAAAATGTAAGGGGAATACAATGGAAAAAATTTATAAAATTGTAGCTGAAGAATTAAAAATTCCAGTAGATAAAGTTGAAAATACAATAAAACTTTTAGATGATGGAGCTACTATACCTTTTGTTGCAAGATATAGAAAAGAAATAACAGGAAATTTAGACGAAGTACAAATAGGAGATATTCTACAAAAGGTTGAATACTTAAGAAATTTAGAAGAAAGAAAAGAAGAAGTTATAAGACTTATTGAAGAACAAGGAAAGTTAACAGATGAATTAAGAAACAGCATAATAGAAGCAAAAATTCTACAAGAAGTTGAAGATATTTATTTTCCTTATAGAAAGAAAAAGAAAACAAAGGCTGATATTGCTAAGGAAAGAGGTTTAGAACCATTAGCTGAAAAATTTTATACAGTTAATAATTTAGAAGAAATTCAAAACCTAGCAAAAGATTTTATAACAGAAGAAGTTCCTACAGTTGAAGATGCTATAGAAGGAGCTATGCTTATAATAGCACAAAATATTTCTGAAAAAGCTGAATACAGAGAAAGAATAAGAGAAATATATTTAAAATCTTCTATCATAGAAGCAAAAGCTAGTAAAAAAGCAGCAGAATTAGATGAAAAGAAAGTTTACAATGACTACTATGAATATAGTGAAAAAATTGATAAGATGGCTTCTCATAGAATACTAGCAGTAAATAGAGGAGAAAAAGAAGATATATTAACAGTTCATTTAAGATTAGAAGATAGTGATAGAGAAAAGATTGAAAATATGATTCTTAAAGAATTCCCTAAAAATGATTTAGTTGCAACTTACAAAGAAATCATAAAGGATTCTTTAGATAGATTAATAATTCCGTCTATTGAAAGAGAAGTTAGAAACGCTTTAACTGAAAGAGCTGAAATTGAATCAATAGCAGTTTTCAAAGATAATTTGAAGAATTTACTTTTACAAGCACCTTTAAAAGAAAAAAATGTACTAGCACTTGACCCAGGATACAGAACAGGTTGTAAGGTAGCCGTTATAGATAAATATGGTTTCTACAGAGAAAATACAGTATTTTTCTTAGTTGAAGCTATGCACAATCCAAAACAAATTGAAGATGCTAAAAAGAAATTCTTAGCTTTGGTTAAAAAATATGAAATAGATATTGTCAGCATAGGAAATGGAACTGCTTCAAGAGAAACAGAAACTTTTGTTGCCAATATAATAAAAGAAAATAAATTAAATTTAAAATACTTGATAGTAAACGAAGCAGGAGCATCAGTTTATTCAGCTTCTAAGATAGCAGCTGAAGAATTCCCTGATTTAGACGTAACAGTTAGAGGAGCTATTTCAATAGGAAGAAGAATACAAGATCCTTTAGCAGAACTTGTAAAGATAGATCCTAAGTCTATAGGGGTTGGAATGTATCAACATGATGTAAACCAATCTAAATTAGATGAGTCTTTAGACAATGTAATAAGCCATGTTGTTAATAATGTTGGAGCTAATATTAACACAGCTTCTTGGGCATTACTTTCACATATTTCAGGAATTAAGAAAACTGTTGCCAAGAATATAGTTGAGTATAGAAAAGAAAATGGTAACTTTAAAAATAGAAAAGAAATCTTAAAAGTTAAAGGTGTAGGACCTAAAGCATATGAACAAATGGCTGGTTTCTTAGTAATACCAGAAGGTGAAAATATTTTAGATAACACAGTTATCCACCCTGAGTCTTATGCTATAGCCGAAGCCTTATTAGAAAAAATAGGATTTAGCTTAGAAAAATACAATAATGAATTAAATGAAGCAAGAGAAAGATTAAAATCTTTTGATTATAAGAAGTTTGCTGAGGAAAATAATTTTGGAGCAGAAACTGTAAAAGACGTCTATGAAGCACTATTGAAAGATAGAAGAGACCCAAGAGATGACTTTGAAAAACCACTTTTAAAATCAGATATTTTAAATATTGATAACTTAGAAGTTGGAATGGAACTTGAAGGAACAGTTAGAAACGTCGTTAAATTTGGAGCCTTTGTAGATATAGGACTAAAAAATGATGCACTTTTACATATTTCAGAAATTTCAAATAAATATATAGATGATCCAAGCAAAGTTTTAGCAGTTGGACAAATTATTAAAGTGAGAATTAAAGATGTAGATAAAGACAGAGGAAGAGTTGGCTTAACAAAGAAGGAACAAAATTAATGGGGAGCAGAAGTGAGCTATGTTTATAAAGAAGGATTCTCTATTATTAAGAATAATATCATATAATGGGATTGCAATAATCATAGTTGCCTCTATTATGGCAACCCTTTTTGGAATTATGATTTTCAATGAGCTAAATATGAGACTCTTAGATAAGTCTCGTGAAAGAACCTTATTAGTGAACAAAGCCTATTTGTATTACATAGATAAAAGTAGGGAGCATTTGTACGATGCTTCAAATGACGCAGTTAATTTAATTTTGGTGGATAGCAATGATAAGTTGATTCAAAATAGACTTGCCTCAGCTGTGAAAAATCAACTTGGGATAGAGTCTTATAGCTTATATGGAAAATCTTTCATACAAATACTTTCACCACAAAGAATAATACTTGGAGAAAGTGGAGATAGGGATATTAAGTATGATTTATATAAAAATAATAATATTATACCCTCTAAAGAGTTTTTAGAAACTCAAAAATTTGAGTATATAAGTACTAAAGATGCACTATATATCAGATTAGTTCAGCCATATCGTTTATATAATTCTACTGAAAGAAACTATATTATATTGACTTTTCCTATAACAAACTACAGTTTGACAGAGATAAAAGACTATGCTTATTTATCAGCTGAAGATAAAATTTTTATACTATCTAAAGATGGCTTTACCTTTGGTGAAATAAGTTTAGAGAAGACAGATAATTTCTTTAAAAATTTTAAATCTAATAAAGTAGGTAGAGAATTATCTGATAATAAATATTATTTTTCTGAAAAGAAAATAGACGATGACTATTATTATTTGGGAATGCTAGCATTACAAAATGATAAAGGGAATGATTATGTGGGAGATATAGGAGTTGCTATATCGAAGAATGAATTTGTAGTAGTTAAATATATGCTAGCTACTATGATACTTGTTGTCTGCTTACTGGCTGTTGTTTTAAGTACAGCTTTATGTGCTAGAATTTTTACTAAACTTTTAGCACCATTAAATGCCCTTGCAGGTAAGACTGAAAAAATAGGAGTAGACAGTAAAGAAGATAAAGGTGGAATAGACTTTGGTGAAGAAAATATTTTTGAAATAAGATCCATTTCAAACTCATTAAAGTTTATGACAGAAAGAATAGAAGAAAACGAGAAATTATTGATACAAAAAAATAATAAATTAAATACAAACTTAAATAGACTTATAGCAGTCGAAAAGTTATTAACAACTATAAGTTTAAGAGATAATTTTTCAGAAGGATTAGATGAAGTTTTAAGAACCTTGACATCTGAAGAGGGGCTAGGATATAGTAGAGCCTTTTATTTAGGATATGATGAAGATAAGGAAGAACTTTCAGTAACAAAATACGCAATAAATCCCCATATTGAAATGAATATGGAAAAATATACTGAGGGGATAAATGGTTTTAAATTCCAAGTAAATAGTATAAAAGAGTTAATGCCTCTTTTAAATGTTGAATATGAGCCAGGTGGAATGTTTTGGGAAAGTATGGAAAACAGCAAAATAATTTATCATAACGACAAGGGTTTTAAATATAGTTATGGAAATAAACTGTATTTGACTTTAGGTCTTAATAACTTTATGATATTACCTATTGCAGATAAAGATATTAAAATAGGTTGTATCTTGGTAGATTATTTTGGTAAAAATAATTTGATTTCTGAAGAAGAAGTTGAAGTAAACAGCCTTTTATTAATGAACTTATTGACAAGAATAAAAAATATTATTCTAGGTGAAAGTAAACTTATGAAAGAAAGATACTTAACAATGTCTAAAGTATCAGATAAATTTATTAAAGATAATAAGAGGTTAATTCACAATGTAGAAAGTTTTATTGAAAAATTGGAGAATAATAGATATAATAGTAAAGATATAGAGAAGATAAAAAAATATCTAAAAGATGAAAAGAAGAAAAACATCGTTATAAAAGATTCTTTGGATAATAGTAAGAGTCATTTTAAAGTATTTAACTTTGAGAAACTGATAGAGAAAATAGTTAATAATAGCGAAAAAATTTTAAGAAAATATGGAATAAATATTTCATTATTTATAGATTTTTCAGGTAATATGTATGGAGATAAAAAAAGAATATATCAAATGTTCATACAGATTTTAAGAAACTCTATAAATGCTATTTTAACTAGAAATAAGTTGGATAAGAAAATTAATATAGTTGTTGTAGGTGACAAAAATAATCGTATTATCTTAGAAATAATTGATAATGGGGTTGGAATGACTCCAGAAGAAGTTAAAGCTGTTATGAAGCCTTATTCAGAAGTCACAGGGAATAGTATTATGGGAACAGGACTTATAACAATATACAAGATAGTTAAAGAACATAATGGATTTATGTCTATATCTTCTGAATTAGATGTTGGAACAAAGATAAGAATAATTTTTAATGAATACAGGGAGGAAACAAACCAATGAATGAGAAAGAGTACACAAGTACACTACATTTACCAAAGACAGATTTTCAAATGAAAGCTAATCTGCCTAACAAAGAACCAAAGTATATCACAAAATGGACTGAGGAAAAGATTTATGAAAAAGGCTTAGAAAAAAATAAAAATGGGGAAAGCTTTATATTACACGATGGGCCACCTTATGCAAATGGGAATACTCATATAGGGCATGCTTTAAATAAAATATTAAAAGACATAATAATAAAATATAAAACTTTTAGAGGATTTAAATCACCTTATGTTCCTGGTTGGGATACACATGGACTACCAATAGAATTACAAGTGGTTAAAGAAGTTGGTGTTGCTAAGGCAAGAGAAATGTCACCATTAGAAATAAGAAAACGTTGTGAAGAATATGCTAGAAAATGGGTAGGAATCCAAAAAGAACAATTTATAAGATTAGGAGTTTTAGGAGATTGGGATCATCCTTATCTAACTCTTGACCCTAGATTTGAAGCAAAACAATTAGAATTATTTGGTGAAATCTATGAAAAAGGTTATATATTCAAAGGTTTAAAACCTGTGTATTGGTCACCTGCAACAGAAACAGCACTTGCTGAAGCAGAAATAGAATATTATGATCATGTATCACCATCTATTTATGTAAGAATGCAAGCTAATAAAGATTTATTAGATAAAATAGGATTTAATGAAGATGCTTATGTATTAATATGGACAACTACACCTTGGACATTACCAGCGAACGTAGCTATATGTTTAAATGAAAACTTTGACTACGGACTATATAAAACAGAAAAAGGTAATTTAATACTTGCTAAGGACTTAGCAGAAAGTGCATTTAAAGATATAGGAATAGAAAATGCTGAACTTTTAAAAGAATTTAAAGGAAAAGAATTAGAATATGCAACATATCAACATCCTTTCTTAGAAAGAACAGGACTTGTAATTTTAGGAGACCATGTTACAGCTGATGCGGGTACAGGGGCAGTTCATACTGCACCAGGACATGGACAAGATGACTATGTTGTAGGACTTAACTATAAATTACCAGTTATATCTCCAATAGACCATAGAGGTTGTTTAACAGAAGAAGCTGGTGACCTATTTAAAGGACTTGTTTATTCAGAAGCTAATAAAGCTATAATAAAACATTTAACTGAAACTGGGCATATCTTAAAAATGCAAGAAATAAATCACTCATATCCACATGACTGGAGATCTAAAACTCCTGTTATCTTCAGAGCTACTGAACAATGGTTCATTAGAATGGAAGGTGGAGATTTGAGAGAAAAAACTCTAAAAGTTATAGATGAAATAAACTTCATACCAGCTTGGGGGAAAAATAGAATAGGTTCTATGATGGAAACAAGACCTGACTGGTGTATATCAAGACAAAGAGTATGGGGAGTTCCTATTCCAATATTTTATAATGATGAAACAAATGAAGAAATATTCCATAAAGAAATATTAGATAGAATATGTGGTCTAGTAAGAGAACATGGTTCTAATATATGGGTTGAAAAAACTCCAGAAGAATTAATCGGAGAAGAATTATTAGTTAAATATAATCTAAAAGGATTAAAATTAAGAAAAGAAACAAATATAATGGACGTTTGGTTCGATTCAGGAAGTAGCCATAGAGGAGTTTTAGAAGTTTGGGAAGGATTACATAGACCATGTGATCTATATCTTGAAGGTTCAGATCAACATAGAGGATGGTTCCATACTTCACTTTTAACATCAGTTGCATCAACTGGAGATTCACC from Fusobacterium pseudoperiodonticum carries:
- a CDS encoding sensor histidine kinase; amino-acid sequence: MFIKKDSLLLRIISYNGIAIIIVASIMATLFGIMIFNELNMRLLDKSRERTLLVNKAYLYYIDKSREHLYDASNDAVNLILVDSNDKLIQNRLASAVKNQLGIESYSLYGKSFIQILSPQRIILGESGDRDIKYDLYKNNNIIPSKEFLETQKFEYISTKDALYIRLVQPYRLYNSTERNYIILTFPITNYSLTEIKDYAYLSAEDKIFILSKDGFTFGEISLEKTDNFFKNFKSNKVGRELSDNKYYFSEKKIDDDYYYLGMLALQNDKGNDYVGDIGVAISKNEFVVVKYMLATMILVVCLLAVVLSTALCARIFTKLLAPLNALAGKTEKIGVDSKEDKGGIDFGEENIFEIRSISNSLKFMTERIEENEKLLIQKNNKLNTNLNRLIAVEKLLTTISLRDNFSEGLDEVLRTLTSEEGLGYSRAFYLGYDEDKEELSVTKYAINPHIEMNMEKYTEGINGFKFQVNSIKELMPLLNVEYEPGGMFWESMENSKIIYHNDKGFKYSYGNKLYLTLGLNNFMILPIADKDIKIGCILVDYFGKNNLISEEEVEVNSLLLMNLLTRIKNIILGESKLMKERYLTMSKVSDKFIKDNKRLIHNVESFIEKLENNRYNSKDIEKIKKYLKDEKKKNIVIKDSLDNSKSHFKVFNFEKLIEKIVNNSEKILRKYGINISLFIDFSGNMYGDKKRIYQMFIQILRNSINAILTRNKLDKKINIVVVGDKNNRIILEIIDNGVGMTPEEVKAVMKPYSEVTGNSIMGTGLITIYKIVKEHNGFMSISSELDVGTKIRIIFNEYREETNQ
- the ileS gene encoding isoleucine--tRNA ligase, producing MNEKEYTSTLHLPKTDFQMKANLPNKEPKYITKWTEEKIYEKGLEKNKNGESFILHDGPPYANGNTHIGHALNKILKDIIIKYKTFRGFKSPYVPGWDTHGLPIELQVVKEVGVAKAREMSPLEIRKRCEEYARKWVGIQKEQFIRLGVLGDWDHPYLTLDPRFEAKQLELFGEIYEKGYIFKGLKPVYWSPATETALAEAEIEYYDHVSPSIYVRMQANKDLLDKIGFNEDAYVLIWTTTPWTLPANVAICLNENFDYGLYKTEKGNLILAKDLAESAFKDIGIENAELLKEFKGKELEYATYQHPFLERTGLVILGDHVTADAGTGAVHTAPGHGQDDYVVGLNYKLPVISPIDHRGCLTEEAGDLFKGLVYSEANKAIIKHLTETGHILKMQEINHSYPHDWRSKTPVIFRATEQWFIRMEGGDLREKTLKVIDEINFIPAWGKNRIGSMMETRPDWCISRQRVWGVPIPIFYNDETNEEIFHKEILDRICGLVREHGSNIWVEKTPEELIGEELLVKYNLKGLKLRKETNIMDVWFDSGSSHRGVLEVWEGLHRPCDLYLEGSDQHRGWFHTSLLTSVASTGDSPYKSVLTHGFVNDGEGKKMSKSLGNTVAPSDVIKVYGADILRLWCGSVDYRDDVRISDNIIKQMSEAYRRIRNTARYILGNSYDFNPKTDKVAYKDMLEIDKWALNKLEVLKRNVTESYDKYEFYNLFQGIHYFAAIDMSAFYLDIIKDRLYTEKKDSVARRAAQTVMYEILMTLTKMVAPILSFTAEEIWENLPAEAREAESVFLADWYVNNDEYLNPELDEKWQQIIKLRKEVNKKLEKARQGENKIIGNSLDAKVSLYTEDNALKEFIKENLELLETVFIVSDIEVADSSDDNFTAAEEIENLKIKITHADGEKCERCWKYDDLGTDPEHPTLCPRCTGVLK